The Lactuca sativa cultivar Salinas chromosome 2, Lsat_Salinas_v11, whole genome shotgun sequence genome includes the window GTGATAGATTGTTCCCAgagtaattattatatttaatggtAATGCAAACTTATTATAAAAAGGAGCTAACCATTTTATAGATTGTTTCCAAGTATTTTTCCTTTGTTTTGTTGCttaaaagttttaatataaagatTAAGAAGGTTTCTTCATATAATTATTGGTCAAATACATCTATTTTTAGATTgtttaaattaacaaaaaaatggATATTCAAAATGGTATCCGAACCTGTATCcaaaatttcggatacggatttGGATATCAAATCTGCTATCCGAAAAAACTGATTTTGAAATTTGATTTCTACATAAAAATACTTTGAAATTCAAATTTTGCAAAGTTGACTATGAATCATTGAAGCCGGATTGAAAATAAGGTTACTTGAAAAGCACTATAATTTTCAAAATGTGCAACAGCCTCAACAATTGTTTCATGAGCGGGTGAAACTCACTTTTAATGTTATTATCATCGAGCTTCTGGGATCAATTTAATTCTTTGAACTAGAACATGTGGTATGCAATATTAGTATCATAAACTCCTTACAGCGCAATCAATTCAATTTTCCATCTTGTTTTTTCATAATATTAGTAACTAGTTGTgtaacccgtatattatacggattgattaaaataaaatgttataaaggattaaacaataagtttatttgaatttgaaaaaaaaatgaaatttatggAAATAAAATATctttaataattataatattgatTTACACATTTAATACAataaatactttatatatataataatagaaGTATTAATTAATGGAATTataatttttgattaataaagaaataaaaatcCACATAATGACATGTGGAATTTAAGTAATTTAAATATCTTACATAATGACATGTGGCAAGAATGTATtagaagatgacatgtggcaaaatcattttcatttattagggaggattgatttcatcattttttttatctatGCTAGGCGAGTCTTTACACGGGTATTAACTATTTAACTCTTTTATCTTTTATGGGTCCCTTTCATGGTCTTCTTTAATGTCGTTCATAGTGTTAGAAATATAATGAGGCATCTTAGGTGGATATGATCCACCATGGTAGAAGTATGGATGATCTGAATCAACATTAGGGAACATGTTAAGATTGAAACAATAGCAATTTTCATATTCGCAATGATAACTCTATATCGATGAAGCATACAACTCATTTCGCTTTCGAGGACATATTGGATTTTGGATTGCATAGGAGAATTTTACAAAGAACGTCACTCAAAATAAAACTTTTGTATAGAAAGATATAGGAATTTGATAAGTATATTGTTAGACATACATAACATTGTGATTCTAAATTCATGAAAATAAATGAACTTATACATCATTCGCGGGTACACGATTGTAGTAGTTTGTAAAATAATAGTGTGAGAATACTTCGTTGAGGGTACATATAACATTTGAAGGTGTGCGATTATTGTAAATTGGTAAAATAGTAGTCCAATAATAAATCATGAATCGATTTTGTCAAATAAAATACAAATATCGCTAATTCGTTATGGGTATTAATGGAATTCatcttatattttccaaaaatattGATAATAGTAATATAAGAGATTAAAAGATGGTAATAACTCAAAATATAATCATTTAATGATATAACACTTTTATCAAAGTAAAAAGCTCTTGAAAGTCCATAAAGCTATTATAACAGCTTCTTTAAAACAAAGTTGTTTTTCGAAATTTATAACAAATTAACAAGTTTTTGTCATGAGCTTTTAATGATTATTAGATATTAGATATTTTCAAACCTACTATAAACAAATAGATaataaaaagaataataatataatGACAAACAAGATCAATTAGTCGCGTAAATAAAAATTCGAAAAAGATCTTAAATGAAGAATTGTCTAAGTTTTTTCTAGTTTTTCGTTCTTGCAAGTTATAACTTACCTTTGTACGGACAAATCATGCAAACAAAGTTATTCTCAAATGACATCATTTGCATGATAATGTTACCACATACCTTGTTTCTAATTTGatgtattatgtatatatatattcaataataGGGCCCTTTTAGCAATAATaatcctattaacatatgataaattAAATCACACTACCTACCAAGTGGAATGTTTCAAGATGCCATTTCCCTTAATTCCCATCAAGCGATGATGCTTTTTGGggtatcaaacaaaaaaaaatccacCATTTTTATACAAAGACTAAAAAAGCATCTCTTTTGTACATATCTTTAATAACATGCCCATAACTTTCTGATATCCGCAATCCAAGCAGTAGTACTTGTACACAGTGCATTAAAACTTATATGTACTTGTACATTATGCAttaaaaactatacttttgaatctTTTGACTTCAAAGATAAGGGTAGTTCGAAGTTTATACATCTTTAAATGTTAGTACTTTCGAATCTTTTTAACTTTGGGAAAAGGACTACCCAATTAATACACACAAGCATCAAATATAAAAATAGTAATAACATAAATCAACCctaatatttaataatataagTCAAGAAACCATTTGATACTTTTTTATATTAAAAGTAGGCAAATTACAACACACAAATGCATTTAACATAGAAGTTATATTACAAGAAACCCTAAAGACATTAAAAACACCTTAAACTAATAAGAAACCCTTTATAAAAAGGCTTTTTGTTAGGTAATTGAAATTTGCAGAGATAAAACTTCTAAATCCAGAGAATGCTAGTTATAGTTCCTTGTACATCATACAGTGAGAATTGTACATTACTCTAAACATAGAAATTTCTGATTTGGAAATCAGTCTGCAACATCTGTTCTCTTCTTTGCATCAAGTTAAAGGTTAATTGGCTTCAACGCTTGTCAACTCCGGCTGCACCTTGCGTGGCCGACCTCTTGGCCGGCCGGTTTTGGACGACGGCGGCGAGGTAGATCCAACCTTAACTTTCTTGGCTGAAGATGGCGCGTTAGGATCTTTCTTGGGTCGTCCTCTTCCCCTCTTAACTTCGGACCCAGGCTCCGCCTGAGTCACAGCCTCTGAAACAGAAGGGTCCTTGGCCTTCGGTGGGCGACCACGGCCGCGCTTCGGAGTTTCGGTGGGCTCCGGTCGCATGTAGTTGTCATTCAACACCACTAGCTCGCCGCTTTCAACCAATTTGTTCAAGTTATCAGTCAGTATATTGGCGTGTTCATCTGGCAAATTATCACAGGTTGATTCGATGTAGTCTGAAATCGAGGATTCGCTTGCACCTTCCTTGACTTTCAGCGAATCAATTGCAGCGAAAATCATCTGCACAAAGCACCAACAGAAATCAATTTCTAAACCTAAATTACATCCCTAAAACTAAATTCGCCCTACACCCAACAGTAAATTGAACAAAACCCAAAAACCCATCTAGCTAAACCTACAAAATCTGTactaaataacttgaattcaaacTTAGGGCT containing:
- the LOC111883415 gene encoding HMG-Y-related protein A, yielding MAAAKHTQSPSLPPYSEMIFAAIDSLKVKEGASESSISDYIESTCDNLPDEHANILTDNLNKLVESGELVVLNDNYMRPEPTETPKRGRGRPPKAKDPSVSEAVTQAEPGSEVKRGRGRPKKDPNAPSSAKKVKVGSTSPPSSKTGRPRGRPRKVQPELTSVEAN